GACCTCCAATCAAGTCGCAACCGCCGCCTTCACCTCGCAAAACCCTAGCCTACGCCGCTGCATCCGCTCAAGCTCGGGTCACCACCAACCCACCGCCTCGCCGCTCTTCTTCAATGCCCAGCCGCCGCCGAAGCTCCACGACGTGGTGAGGACCCTCGCCGGCCcttctttcccctctctctcacTTTCTCGTGCCCgggattgctcgccggagccccGAGCCCACGTGCTGCtgccgtgcgcccctctccggCCCTTGGCTCACCAACCTGAGCCCTTAGCCGCGTTCCCCTTCTCGCTCTCCCTCTCCTAGACCAAACCCGAGCCAATACCGTGGCCGGAATCGTGTTTACGTGATTCCCCGGCGAGCCCACCACCGCTcgctgccgccagccgcgccagcgccgccgcccgcagccgtGCGATCGAGATCGGATGGACCAGATCCGATCTACCCCGAGTCAGACCAACCCCGTACCGGTCAAACCTAGGTCCTTTTTCAAAACAGCCCCTCTGTTATGAGATCAGTTGAGTTGGGTGGGTTGGGCATTATCAACCCAGAAACCATGGAGTGGGCACTTCAGATGCGATGTCTTTGGATCAAGAAAACCAAACCTGATAACCCTTGGGCTGGTGTAGAAATCCCTGTACATCCCCACTCCTCAGCTATGTTTGCCATCTCAGTTGTGACCACCATTGGCAACGGAGAAGGCACTCTTTTTTCATCAGACCGCTGGTTACATGGTCACAGCTTAGAGGAGCTGGCCCCAAATGTTCTTAAATGTGTCCCCAGCAGATTTTGTAAGGCACGAACAGTGGCTGCAGCTCTCCATGAATTGACTTGGGTTTCTGATATAAAAGGAGCACTGGGCTGGCATGGTCTCACAGAGTACCTAGAACTATATGAGATGCTCTCTCAGGTTTTGTTCTTAGCCCAACAGAGGATCTTCACCATTGGAAACCTGATTCGTCAGGCATATTCTCCATAGAATCTGCCTATTGTGCCTTCTTCATTGGTTCCATCACTTTCGAACCTTGGAAACTTCTCTAGAAGTCTTGGGCTCCGGGGAAATGCAAAACTTTTATTTGTTTGGCTATTCGCAATCGTTGTTGGACGGCCGACCCACTGGAGAAACGAGATCTTCCTCATCTCAGTCAGTGTCCCCTATGCGACCGGGAGGATGAGATGATTCAGCACATCCTCACTACATGTGTTTTTGCCCGGCAATTTTGGTTTCAAATTCTACAACCTTTGGACCTGGGTAATCTAGTCCCTAACTGGAGGTTGACTTCATTCGCTGACTGGTGGAAGAGATCCTGGAGGAGGGTACCAAAACAACATAAAAAGGGTTTCAATACTCTAGTTATACTTGGAGCATGGATCTTATGGAAGCACCGAAACAGTTGCATTTCTTATGGATCTGCTCCTAACCTCCAAGGTGCCCTACAGGCTTTTCAAGATGAAGCACAACTTTGGTGGTTTGCAGGAGCAAAAGGGCTTGCCGCCCTGGGCCTAGGCCATGTAGGACAGTAGTGCCAACGGTGTGCACTGGCAATAGTCTGGTCCTTGAGtttttatcttttctgtaaCAGCCCTTTTAGTGTTTTTCTACTCCACCCTCACTCTGGTCCAAGGTGGGGTGTGGTTTTATTGTAATTGGACCATTTCTTcttcttaatacaaagataccAGCTCTCTGCGTATTCGAGAAAAAATATCCTAACCTCTACATCTAGTGCAACATATCCGGTCATTATTAAAAAAAATGCGTGAAAATAAAGGTGAATAGTTCAAAAGCAAAGTCTATTAGTACACCGCTATCTGTTCTTCACAAAGATCTCCATAGTTGTGATCTCTAAAGGATAACATGCCCCTATTATAGTGTCTCGATCCTTCTTCCTTGTCAAGCAAGGCCCAAAATCAGATCCAATCCATGGCTCTGAAAACGATCAACAGACAAGATTGTGTGTGTGCTTTATCAAAAATAATATCACTCCGGCTATGCCAAACAACCCAACAAACTGCACTTACACCCATCAAGATTATCGCCTTTTCTTTCCCACCTTATCCCTTAAAGCCAAGACCCAAACATATTGATGATATTATTATTTTTATATAAGCTGAAGGTAGTATGAATTATTCTCCAAGCCAACATAGCAATGAGACATTCAAAGAAGAGATGTTGAATGGTTTAATTATCATTACAATAGCAACATTTCAATCTTCCATGCCAATTTCTTTTAGCTAAGTTATCATTCTTTAGAATAACCCCTCGGTGGAGGATCCAAAGGGATTTTCAACTTTAATCTGCTTCTGTGAACTGAGTTGATTCTTGTAGATACTTATGTCCATTGGTAATGAATGAAACCAGGTTGCAGCCCTACTCTTGGAAAATGATCATCTGGGATCCAAGACTGCTAGAATGATCCTCAATCTCTATTAGGCCACCTCCAATGGTGAGCTAGTGCACTAGCTCAAAATTTGTCCACCTCATAAAAGAGATAGCAAAAAGATGATACCTCCAATGGTTTGTCTCATAGCACATTGTTCGAAGTACCTTGGGTCACACAATCGCTCTCTCATCAATAAAGCGTGAAGCCCACTTACTTTCTGTGAGCTAGCTCTTGAAGAAGAGATACTACACTCTCTCTATTTACCTTCTCTTTGTCCCATGTAAGCAAAATGATGAGTTGGACTCTTATGAGCTAGCTGATGTGTCAGTGTTGGAGGAGGCCTAATGGTTGTAGGATGGTCGACTGTACACCATTTGCTCATGAGGATGTAAAAGCGAATGGAATAGTGGTGTCCGCCACATCAATGGCATATCGCAACCTCATGGCTGTGAAGAATTACAAATTCAGAAAGTGTTCAAAATAAGCAGTAGTTTCAGATATGTTCAGAATAAGGGAGGGCAGAGGAAGTCAGCATCAGTAGGGGTTTGACTATGCTGCTCTCTAAAAAACAAATGTAGCTGACAACAACAGTAACCATTCACCGTCTGCAGACCACACCACAAACCCAGCTCATGGGTGTATTATTTTCTGTCACTTTATTTTTGCTTGTCGTTGCTTCGACAGTTAAACCCGTTAATGGGTTAATGTAAAGACTTGTGGAAACTGGAAAATTAAGAGAAGTGGGATGATACAACTGAGCTCTTGAAACAGGGAAGGGATGTACTTAAGCTTAGTTGAGTTCTAGGTTTCATAGACACATCTCGATTTCTCCTACTTTCCATATTCAAAGCCCAAATCAGATCCTGATTTTCCAGGATCTGACAATGGCGTTGCCAGGACGGGGCAATTGGCTGATATTTTGGAAAGCTGAGATTACTTGGAGAAGGCTACTAACTAATACTTGAATTGTTGTTTCAGTTAGGTTTGTTAGGCTGGGtggttttcttttcttttctctctatgCTTTAGTTCACTCTCGATCGTTTACCAATTGGTTGGTGGTCTTGTAATTCTGTGCTACAAGGGTTCTCTTGTAGTTGCGTTTCTGTATTCTCTTCCTCTTAATGAAATACGTGCTCAGGCACGTTCATGAAAAAATATTATTAAGTTGGGTCAGATAAATGGGAGAAAAAAATTAACCTAGAGGATCATACATACCCCATGATAATCGTGCTGCAGAACTTTTATAGTGTCTTTTTAATGATGCAACACTGAATCAATTCATAAAAAAAGGTTGCTTGATTTCAGCATTAATGCATACAAACCTTGCCGTCATAATTCTTGTGGACAACCTAAGCTGACGACCAACAACAATCAGCATTACCTTGTTAAAGGACTTCGCATTTCGGTGGCCAGAGTTGGCCAAAAGACCAGAGCAATTTTTTTTCTCAAAAGCGCAGGAGAACTGCACATCATTATATTATGAAGAAAGAAGGGGTACCCCCAAAGGGTTACAGGTATGAAGGGACTGTAACACTCCCTAAAAGTACAAattgtctctctctctcttaaaGAAAAAAACATCAAGACCAGAACTAGACCAGACAGCGGTTGTAGGGGCTTGGGCAAGGAGGAAGGAGATTCCTTTAGCCCCAGCAATAGACCACTGCTGCAGATCTTCCCTTGTGGTTGACAGTAAGCTGTTCAAATCAAGAACAACCCCATCGAAGACACACTTTGTTCAAATCAGCATTACCTAAGTTTAGGGGTCCCACATTTTTTTTTGACAAAAAGGGGTCCCAGATTTTGGCTTGGCAACCATGTGGCAAATTTGAGTCAAAGCAAGTGAGCCCTAAGAACAGTTAACCCTTGGGCATGATGGTCGATGACTGCAAGGGATGAACAGGAGATGCGATGGCGTGAGAAGGGCGGGCATGTGACATCAAGGCTTAAGAATAGTGGTGTTATTGTGTGGAGTGGAGAAAATCATGAGCATACCTTGTGGAACTGACACAACTATTGAAAAATTGTTGGAAAACCATTCAAAATCATAGCAGAAACTCCAGATAGTCAAATTAAAATTTCTAGCTATAAGTACGATAGTACAAGTATGGTGAATTTCCTCCAACATTTTCTGTAGTTTATGTGTAAATAGATACATTGAATTAAGTATAATTTCACGTTGTATGACCAGATTTAAAGTTCTTTCAGAGCCTAACAAAGAACAGCCAATCAATCCAGCATGGAAACAACCAAAGATGTATCCGATCTCAGGGTATGTGAGGTTAATGAACATTCTCCACCCACAAAAAAATGTTATGTACATTCACTTCTTTCAAAAAACTATCTTTCAATTTGGGAATACACTACTCAATAGGCTAAACTACTTCAGTTGAAATGTCAAGGTAGCCTAAATGGAACAAAATCAAGGTAAGATCAAACACTGTGTGCTGCTTCATGATAAACATACAAACACAAATTTCCTTGTGTTATTTGAACTATTGGATAATTCCATTAAACTGCCTGAACTATCAAGGTCACTTTTGGACCATTAGCTTTTGGGATCTCCAAAAACCAAATGACCCCAAAAGCCAGAAGCCAAAAGCAAGCTGCTATGTATTTTTCAGCTTCTGGCTTTTAGGGGCATTTGGCTTTTAGACATCCCAAAAGCTAGCAGTCCAGAAGTGCCCAGAAGCTCAAACAAATAGGACCTTATTCGTTAAAATATTGAGTGAATCAAGGCTAAAGGTAGCTCTACACCAAGCATACACACAGAAACTCTGCTAGCCTAGAAATAAATTACTGCATGTGCATTACCTAACAGATCTGCGACAACAATCAATATTACCTCGTCAAGGGGATTAGTGTTCAATCCATGACAAGATAAAAAAGATCAGGGAAATCAGAGAAGTCATCACAGCACTAGAAAAATAAAACAATTTTATGACTCATGATAGATGGAACAAAATCAAAGAGCACTTGATGACTCCTTTAGCGAATGGATATAGTCTTTGCAAAGGAAATTACCCCATGCAAATCGCTTTCTGGGAGTGGCAACCCATGAACCTTGTTGTTGATGTAACTAACTGTATGTGCTTGTTAATAAAAACATGACTCTACACGCAAAATCTGTTTATTTCCGTTGAAAATGCACACTGGCAACCTAAGATGACAAAACCATTCTTTGGTCTGTTCTCATTAATCTGTTCAGAACAAACCAATGTGATTTGTCCACGGGACCTCTCTTTCTGATGCTACTGGCAAAGAACCACTTAACTAACTGAATAATACATGCTCCTAGAAGTTAACGTTGTATGTGATATCTAAGATATACATATGATTCACGGTGCACATTCTACTCTACTTGTTTGAGCAGACAAACCAAAATGCAAACATTCACCCAGTTAAACAGTATCTGAACTTGTAACATTGAAGTTCAGAGATTATCAAGACACGTTGGTGGTCATTCACTTTATTCAGGTCAAAGGGCCACATACGAAAACCCTCTAGCTTTCTGTTGCATAAAAAATAATCAAACATACTTAGCAGTGTATGGAGATAATGTTAAGCATGGTATTGACTCCTAGTTGACATAATTGGAGAGAGTCATAACATCCATAGAGAGGGTAATAGTGTTCAGTGAAGGAAATGAGCAATCGAGGGGACTGCTTCACCTTGCCTAAAAGTTCTGCTATGACACATAGTGCATACTTTTGTTCAGGGTCACCTGAATAAAGTTGAAAAAAAGTTCAGAGGTACTATGATCACTTCATTATTATGAAGGATACCTCATATTATCTGCTATTTATGATTACTAGATGTCACTGATGATGCAATAGCAAAGCTGAATTTTGCCTAACTGTGTCGATTATCTCAGAAACAACAGAAAAACAAGCTTAGATGTAGGGCAGTAAAACCAGATTGTTGCCTTTGCACTCAATTTCAGCATGACGCTTGAttgaatcttaactgcttactACCTGATCAGATACCCCAATTTCAGTGATTTCTGGATCAAAGAGCAAATTGTCTATGAACAGGATTATCTCAGATTAAAATTACTGCAATGGCCAGGGTGGTTGATCAACCAAAACCGCACATCCACCGAGATGTTTGATCTCTGTTCTATGATACAAAATTAGGTAGCATAAAGAGTAAAGAGTAAAAAATGAATTAAGACATGCTTGAAGCGTATGGGCCTCAAGGAATTATCTGTAACATTGTACATGAAGATTCTGAATCTGCAAGATATAAGGCAATGCAAACAGACGCTATGATATCATCACTGTGTTCTGTCAACGACTACTGATACTGCATCATTTCATCGCAAAACATGTGACCATGATATCGAAAAACATTGATGCTCGATTATGTCATCATCCAATAAATTGACAAGATGCACGGCATAATGAAGaagctaaacttacaaccataGGTTCAAGTCATCACATAGTACTCTAGGAAAACAAGCAAgctatttttgaaatttaagaACTAAACAGCCAACTCCTCATGGGCCATGAGTTGAGAATCTATGCTTTGCAGCGCCTGCTTCTCTTCTCCAACACATCTACCAAGATAGAAGGGCAAGTTCTTTTGAGATTTGCATAGCCTTGAGTTGCCACAACCGCATCCATCTTATCTGAAGATGCCATAAACTCAATGCAGATTTGTTTGAGACTCTCGCAATTATGCTGGTCCGCTATAGCCAATGTAGTCGCCACGGTCTCCACACGAAGGTGTTTGACAAGAATACTTCCACACAGCAACTTCAACCTGTCCATGGCATATATGTCTGCAGCGGCAAGTAAATGCTTGATAACTTCGCTGTAATCCTCCTCATCAAGATCATCAAAAGAGTCAGGCAGCGCATCAGTGTAAATGAAGTTCAGCAGGGCCTTGAAGACAACAGGCTGCATGTCCTCCACGGGCACACAGTGCGCCGTTGTCTCCATCTGTCCATATGACAGTTGCGCCTTGAACACAGGAGACCGTGTGGCGAGTACGATCTTGTGCGCGAGGAATCTCTCACCTCTGACCATGAAAATcacatctgctccttcttcctccaGAAACAACCTACCAAAATGCTCTGAAAGGTCTGAGGGCGGCACTTGAATTTCAAGGCCCCCCTTTATTTTGCATAGCTGGGAAGCCTTGATGACTGTGAGATAACACTCAATCGTCAAGCAATCGTCCCTGACATAGCAACCTGCTTCAAGCTTGTTTTCTCTTGCTACAAAATAATTGTGAGACTCGAACGGTATTGCTGTGGAGTGGAGGCTCATGATACTCTCCGAATGCCCTGA
The Panicum hallii strain FIL2 chromosome 6, PHallii_v3.1, whole genome shotgun sequence genome window above contains:
- the LOC112897924 gene encoding BTB/POZ and MATH domain-containing protein 1-like encodes the protein MGNQSKKTASRCTTEAETGIHRFEIIGYNLKRGIGIGNFFQSDTFTVGDHNWAIRFYPDGVSKGTKMFVAISLELMTNDAEVRACYNLFLVNQDSGHSESIMSLHSTAIPFESHNYFVARENKLEAGCYVRDDCLTIECYLTVIKASQLCKIKGGLEIQVPPSDLSEHFGRLFLEEEGADVIFMVRGERFLAHKIVLATRSPVFKAQLSYGQMETTAHCVPVEDMQPVVFKALLNFIYTDALPDSFDDLDEEDYSEVIKHLLAAADIYAMDRLKLLCGSILVKHLRVETVATTLAIADQHNCESLKQICIEFMASSDKMDAVVATQGYANLKRTCPSILVDVLEKRSRRCKA